A window of Candidatus Sulfotelmatobacter sp. genomic DNA:
CGCCAAACCGACGAGCCCGAGATCGAGCGCGAGCTCCAGATACCCGTCGTGCGCGTGGAACGGCCGCCAGCCGGACGTTCCCGGATTGAACTGCAAGAACGACCCACCCGGCTCCCAGAACACGTCATAGCCGTAGCCGACGAGCGGGTGCGCCGCGATCGCCTGCACGACGTGCGTCCAGATCTCGAGCCGCCCGGTGAGCGTCGCATCGCGGCCGAGCAGCGCGAAGACGGGGTTCTGCGTGCCGTCGGTAGCCAAGGCGGCGCCCGCGACGAGCGCTACGGCCAGCACCACGATGCCGGCGATCAGCGGACGCGCGCGTCGCCGGTTCGCCGCGAAGGCGACGACCATGGCGACCGCGCAGACGAGCAAGGTCAGGAGCGCCGTCGCCGAGCGCGTGGCGGCGAGCTCGACCAGGCACAGCACTCCACCCGCCCAGAAGAACGCCGAGGGCGCCCCGCGCCGGCGCCAGGCGGCCATCGCGACGGTGATGATGCCGAAGGCCAGGAAGAGCCCGAGCCGGTTCTTGTGCGCGAAGATGCCGCGCAGCGCGCCGGCATACTCCAGGTGCATCAAGCCGGCGTCGGGCGAGACGATGACGACGGCCAAGCTCAGCACGGCTGCCGCGATGACGACGACGGCGAAGGTATCGATGAAGCTCTCGAGCGTGAAGCGCGACACGATGAAGTACGCGCACGCGGTGGTTCCGACCAATCCGATGGCCCGCCGCGCCGTCGCTCCGGGATCGTCCGACCACAGCGTCGAGAGGACCGCCAGCGCGACCAGCGCGACGACCAGCCACGACGAACGGATCAGCGCGGCAAGGCCGGCCGAGTGCCGCGCCAGGCCGACGACGGCGATGACGTAGAGTCCGCCCCAGACGGCTTCGGAGAGCGGGGAGCTCGTCTCGACCAGCGCGCTGAACTCTTGGTCCGGCGTCGTGATGCGTACGACGAGGATGCCCAGCAAGATGACTGCGAAGACGAACAGGCGATCGAGCAGGGTCGGCTCCGCGGCTAGGCGCGAGGACGATGACGTCATCGTCACATTTCCGTTCCGTACCGAAGCGTGCTCGGACGATCGTACTCCAGGAAGAGCACGCCGAACGCGCCGGCGAGCATGCCCGCGCCACGGGCGAAGTCGACCAGTGCTTCCACCGCGCCGGTGCGGCCGCGAACGGCGAGCCGTACCGGCAGGCTCGCGAGGCCGAACGTCACCCAGAACAGCGCCTTGGCCACCCGCATGGCGATCACGCGCGCCGTGCCGAGGATGCGCAGGTCGCAGTACCACAGCGTGTTGCCCCGGCGAAACGCGCGCCGCAGGATGTACGCCGCGCAAAGCCGGTTCGGCATCACCTGCTCGGTGGCGACGGCGTTCGCCGCGTACACGATCTCGCCGCCGCGCGCCAGCAGCTCGCGGAAGAAAAACTGATCCTCGCCGCCGGCCGCGTTGAAGGCCGGATCGAAGCCGATCTCGTTGAGCGCCGGCGCACGTAACCGCAAGAGCGCGTTGCCGGTGCAGCCGTCGCGGAGCTGGGCGCCGTCGTGAAAGCGCGGCATGTCGTAGAAGGCGCCCCGGCGGATCCAGGCGGGAGCGGACGCGGGCACCAGCGCCAGGACCGGGCCGCTGACGGCCGCGGCATCGGTCAGCGACTGCACGCGCAGGAGCTCCGCGAGCCACTGCGGCTCCGGAATCTCGTCGTCGTCCAGCATCGCGAGAAACGGCGCGCGCGCCCGTGCGACCGCCAGCGCGGCATTGCGCACGTTGGAGAGGCCGCGCTCGCGCACGACCAGGTATTCGATCGCGAACGGGAGCAGCGCGGCGGCTTCCCGGACGACGGCGCGCGCGCTCTCTTCCGGATCGTTATCGAGGACGACGACCGTGACCCGGGCGTGCTCGACGTCGGTCTGATGCCGCAAGGCGGCCAAGGCGCAACGCAAGAGCTTCGGCCGCCGGTAGGTCGGGACGACCAGGCACACGTCGGGGGTCACGAAGCGACTTCCGCGCCGTACTTGATCGTGCTGGCCTGATCGTACTCCTGGAACACGACGCCGAAGAGGCCCGCGAAGGCTCCGAGCCCGCGCGCGACGTCGACCATCGCCTCCACCGCGCCGGTCTTGCCGCGCACGATCGCTCGCGGTACGAACGTGACCAGACCCAAGCCGATCCGGCCGGCCGCCTTGCACAGCCGCAGGGCGATCACGCCGGCCGTTCCGTGGATCCGCAGGTCGCAGTACCAGAGCGTGTTGCCGCGCCGGAAGGCGCGCCGCAAGATGTATGTCACGCACAGCCGCTGCGGCAGGACGTACTCGGGCGCGATCGCGTTGGCCGCGTACGCGACCCGCCCCCCGCGCGCGAGAAGCTGCCGGAAGAAGAATTGATCGCTTCCGCCCGCGTTGGCGAAGGCAGTGTCGAAGTGCAGCCCGTCGATGGCCGGCGAGGCGAGCCAGAACACACCGTTCCCGGTGCAGCCGTCGTCGAGGAGCTGTCCGTCGGCGAAGGTCGGGATGTCGTAGAATGCGCCGCGACGGATCCACGCCGGCGCGCCGGCCGGGACGAGTCGCGGCACCGGACCGATCACCGCCGCCGCGCCGGTCTGGGCTTGGACACGCATCAGCTCCGCCAGCCATTGCGGTTCGGGCACCTCGTCGTCGTCCAACATGATCAAGAACGGCGCTCGCTCGCGGCCGATCGCGAGCGCCGCGTTGCGGACGTTCACGATTCCCGGTCGCGGGCAGACGGCGTAGTCGACGGGGAACGGCATCGTGCTCCCGATCTCCTCGACGAGGGCGCGAGCGCTTTCCTCCGGATCGTTGTCGAGCACGACGACGCCCACCCGTTCGAGCGCGATTCCGGTCTGACGGCCCAGGCTCGCCATGACCGTACGCAGGAGGCGCGGCCGTTTATAGGTGGTCACGATCAGGCAGATGTCAGGGGTATTCATCGGCTCATCGCTATCACGCTTTGCTCGCTTGTGGTGTGCGTCGTGCGAGTGGACTCGAGATCATCGGCGATCGCAGCCTCGAGCGGCGCGAAGACGCGGGCGGTGCTGAAGCGCGGCGCGGCGCCACGCGCGGCCCGGACCATTCGGGCGTGCTCCTCGTCGTCGGTCAGCATCCTGGCCACCGCGTCGGCGAACTCGCCCGGCTCGTTCGCGACCGCAAAGGGCGCAGGCTGAATGTCGAGCAGTCCTTGCGCGCCGATCGACGTCGTCACCATCGGTACGCCATAGGCCATCGCCTCCACCACCTTCAGCTTGAGCCCGCTGCCGGCGAGAAGCGGGGCGATGGCGACCGTCGCGCCGGAGAAGATCTCCGTCAGCTCATGGCTGAATCCCATCAGGGTCACGTTCTCCGGGACGCTGTCGAGGCGCAAGCAGATCGTCCCGTAGATCTCGAGGTGAGCGTGTGGAACGCGCGCGCGGATCTGTTCCCAGCACGACTCGAAGAACCAGCGAATGCCGTCGACGTTGGGCAGCGTCCCGCTCGCGACGAACACGCAGCGGCCGGGACGACGCGGTGCGCTCACACGCTGGTCCACGTCGATCGCCATCGGCAGCTCCACCACCCGCGCCGAGGGCACGAAGCGGCGAAACGTCTGTGCGTCCTCGCGCTGGATCGCGATCAGGTTTCGCGCGGCGGAGAGCACCTCTCGCTCCGTCTCGGCGCAGAAACCCGCCGGCCGAACCTCGAAACCGCGATCGCGAAGCGATTCGGCGCGCTGAATCTTCACGTCGTGGGTGATGACCCAGCCACTGCGCGCTCGGACGCCTTCACAATAGTTGAAGATCGAGTCGTACAGGATGACGTCCGGCTGGGCGCGTCGGGTGTACTCGCGCACGAAACGGCGCTCGCGCGGCGAGAGGAACGTTCCGAGCACATGCGAGAAGCCGCGAGCGCGCCGCAACGACGTCCGGGCTCGTTCGATTGCGGCGCGCAGCGGCTTGGGCAGCACGTCGAACACGCGATAGGCGAACGTCGTCGCGACGGCGACGGGCGAGCAGAGCACCGAATATCTCCCGACGCGGCGCAGGGCCGGAGAGACGAGCCGGTACGGCAAGCGCGCATCGGTGAGGACGACGGTGGTGATTCGCGGACGCAGCAGCAGCCAGGTAACGTGCCAGCCGCGCGCCGCGAAGCGCGCCACGATCGTCTTGACGTAGGTCGAAAGTCCGGACCGTTCGAGCGCGATCTGGTAGTCGGGCAAGAAGTCGCTCACGATCACGAGCTCACGCGGACGCACGCTCACCGCACCCGTTCCTCGCGACGCCGGGCACGCAAGATCATCCCGGCGACGAGCCAGGGTTCGACCAGGTAGCGGCGCCAGAACCGGGCCGGGTCGGCCGCGAAACGGAAGAGCCACTCGATCCCCAGGCGCCCCATCCAGCGGGGCGGCGTCGGCGTCGTGCCGGCGACGTATTCCAAGCACGCCCCCACCGTGAAGAAGCACGCCGGCGCCACGGTGTGCCGGTGGCTGAGGATCCAGCGCTCCTGTCGTCCCATCCCCATGCCGACGAGCACCACGTGCGGCCGGTACTCGGCCAGTCGGCGGGCCACGTCCGCACCGGCCTCGTCCCCTGGATCGAAGTAGCCGCAGACGCCGTCGACCTCCAGACCGGGCACGCGCGAGCGAACTGCCGCCAGGCCCAGGCGCTGCACCGTGGCCGTGCCGCCGATCCAGAACACGCGCCAACGCAGCGTCGCCGCGAGATGCAGCAAGGGCCAGATGACGTCCAGGACCGTTACGCGGTGATCGCGTCGGGCCGGCACGCCGGCCAGGCGGCACAGTCCGACGATCGGCATCCCGTCGATGTGCACGTACGTCTCGGGCAGCCCGTGCAGCGTGCGAAAGGCGAGGTCGTCCTGCAGGACGCGCAGGCCGTGCAGATTCTGCGAGGCCACGATACACTGCTCGCTCGCCTCGACGTGCGCGCGAACGATCTCGAGCAAGTCGTGTGCGGTCGTCGGCGTGATGCGCGCGCCGAAGACGTCGTATGAGGGAAACCGGCGCGAGAGATAGGCCGACGCCGTGTCGACGGTCATGTCTCGAGCGACCCGTTGGCGCGAGCGCTGACGGCGTGCCCGAGCACGGCATGCGGGGTGCGCGCGGCGATCGCATAGCAGCCGCCGTATGCCAGAACGGCGGCGGTGCACGCGAGCGCGAGCCAGGGGAGGCCGACGTGGACCGGGATCAGCAGCAAGACGGCAACCATGCCGAACGTCGCCACGCCGGCCTGGACCCACCCCGCGGCGCCGAAGGGGAGCGGGAAGAAGCGCCGTCCCCATGCCGCGCTCAAGCCGATACCGAGCGCGTTCGCGATCAGCGACGACCCGGCGGCACCGTACGCGCCGTAGCGCGGAATCAGCGCCAGGCTGCAGACGATCCCCGCGGCCGTCGCCGCCACGCTGATGAGCGCGGCCGGGCGCGTGCGCCGCGAGAGCTCGAACGCCTGATCGAAGTAGAACGTGCGCAAGCCGTAGAGTGCCGTCGCGACGGCGGCGAGCGCGATGATGGTCTCGGCCCCGTTCTGGAAATGGCGACCGAAGAAGGTGTGCGCGATCGGCCCCGCCAGGACGACCAGGCCGGCCACGGCCGGAATCGCCAAGCCGAGCATCAGCCGCACGTTTTGCCGCAGCTGCGCGCGCGCCGCCTCGGCGCCGTCCGTGTCGAGCAACCGCATCGCGAGCGGCTGCCCGGCAAGCGCAGTCGCCGAAATCAGCAAGTACACGGACTGGCGAGAGAAGTCGAACGCCACCGAATAGATTCCGACCGCCGCGGTTCCGGCCGTCACCCCGAGCAGAAGCCGGTCGAAGGTCACGTTGAGCTGAGCGAGGACCCCGGTCGCGGTGATCGGCCAGCCGAAGTGCGCGAGCCGGTGAAACAGCTCGCGGTCGAACCGTCCGCTCATCGCGGGCGCCCATTGCCCGACGGCGAGCAACGCGCTGGCGTTTCCCAGCGTGAAGCCGAGCAGCAGGCCTTCGCCTTTCAGACCCATCGCGATGCAGCACAACGAGACGACGACGGTGGTGAAGGCGCGCGTCACGCTGAGGGCGCCGTACGCGCCGACCGCGCGCTTCGCCTGAAGCACGGTGATCGTCAGCTCGAACCATCCGTTGGCGATCGTGGCCGCAACGGTCAGCGCGATCGCGGTCGTCGAGAACCGCCCCCACGCCGCGAGTGCGGCGACCTCGACGAGCGCGAGCACCAGCGCGGTCCCGGCGAACGACACCAGCACCGTCCGGGCCAGAGCCGGATCCATGACGAGCGTGCTGCCGAGCGTGCGCAGCATCGCGACGCGCACCCAATAGAATGCGACCGCGGCGAACAGAGCGATGCTGGCGAGCAGGGCATAGAGACCGACCGCGCCCGGTTCGAGCAGTCGCGTGTACAGTGAAACGGCGAGCACGGTGACGAGCGCGGGAAGAATCCGGCCCGCGAAGTAACCGCCGAAATGGCGAACGACCGGTGGAAGCCTCACGGCGAGGCTCCGGCGGCGAGCGAAACGCTCGCCGCTTCCAGCCCGCGAAACCACGCCAGTGTTTCGGCGAGCGAGCTCTCGAGCTGACCGGCGTCGGCCGCCGCCGGCGGCACCTGGTGGGTCGCGAGCGGAACGCTCGCGGGGTTTGCGGGCCGCGTCCGCATCGCGATCCCGGCGACCAGTGAGAGGGTAGCGGCAAACTCGGCCGTCGTGACGACGGCATCGGCTTCACGGAGATTGGCGGCATGCCGCTTGCCGGCCTCGACCCACTCGACGAGGTCGTGCGCGATGCGGCGCGACGAACTGACCTCGAGCGGGACTCCCTCGATGCCGCGAATCGGCAGCGGTTCCCCGGCGGCGCAGGCCGCGAACAGCTCGTAGACGAGCGCCGATGGCCGGCGGCGCATGCGCGGCCCGTACGCGATGCCGCGGCAGATCAACGCGTTCTCGGACTGCGCGCTCGCGGTGCGGGCTTCCATGCCCGGCGGCGACTCGCGTATACGCCGCAACGCGACGACGGGCACGGCCAGCTCGGCGCCGATACGCGTGCTCGTCGCGGGCGCATCGGCGAGGTCGAAGACGACCTTCGCTCGCGCGTGCAGCACCTCCAACGCCTGCCTCACCTGCGCGAGCGACGCGGGCGAGTTCCAGAACGCGAAGGCTCCGCGCCCCGATTGGATGGCGGTCGCGGTGTTCGTCAGCGATCCCGACTGTAGCGTGTCGACGATGACCACGGGCTGGCGGCGCGCGATGAGCACCTCGACCAACGCGCTTCCGAGAAACCCCGCTCCACCGACGACGATCGAGGCCATGTGCCGCCGCTCAGCGCTCCAGGACGAGTCTGTGCGAGTCGGTCGACGATGGCACCGTCTCACCGTGCACGACGCGCAGCGATCCGCGGCCCGGGGTGACGATATCGACGCCTTGCGCGCCCTCCGCCGCCAGCTCGGCCAGGCGCCGCGGCTCGGCGGCGACGACGCCCAGGACGCGCGCACCGAAGCGCGAGAGGGCGGGCACGACGTCCCGATCCGCACGGCGCACCCGCCGCCCCATTCCGACGACCAGGATCACGCCGTCCACGATCCGAGCGGCATCGAGCGCGACGCTGCTCTCCAAGATGCGCGCCGTCTCGATGACGCACACGTCGTATTCGGCCTTCAGCTCCGCGAGGCGCAGTCCGAGCGCGACCGCCGGGCGCTGCTCGCCGGCGTCCAGGCGCAGCAACGCCGTCGTACGTCCGGCGGCGGCGAACGCGTTTGCCAGCCCCAACCCCAACCCCGAGCCGTCGTCGTCGTCGGTCGAGGCGACGAGGATCATGGTCGGGGCACCGACTTCGGCCTCGATGGCGACCCGCAGAATCCGGAGTTGCTCGTCCAGAGAAATTGCCATGACGATCGCCTCCCTTCAGCTCAGCGTCGCGACGACCGGCGCGCCGTAGACGGTCTCGACGATCGTGACCGACCACATGCGATACTCGCGCCGGTCCAGCCAGAGGATCATCGCGAAGGCGATGCACAGGGACAGGAGCAGCGCCAGGGCGATCCGCACGGGCAGCACCGTGTAGAAGACCGGCTTGCCGTAGGGGGCGCGGTCGAGCACGCTGACGGAGCCGATGGAGCCCGCTTGCGCCTGGTCGGCCCGCGCTTCGGCCAGACGCGAGGAGAGCACGCCGTACGCCGACGTCTGCACGTCGCGTTCGCGTTGCAGATCGTCGAATCGCGACGCCAGCGTCTTGCCGGTGTTCAGCTCGGCTTGCGTCTCGCGCAGTACTTGATTCAGCCCTTGCAGCTTCGCGGCGTCACCCGCCGCGACCGATTGCGCACGGGTCGCCTCGCCGAGCGCCGCGGCGTAGCCCGTGTCGAGCGCGGGGGGTTTCTGTTGCAGGATGGCGCGCCGGCCCTGTACCGCGCTGCGCTCGCCAGCCACGGTGTGACGAAGCTCCGGCAAGCCGGGATATGCGTCCGAGTACTGCGACTGCACGGCCGCGAGGCGCGCGAAATCGCGCCCGAACTGATCGACGACGTCACGATACGCCGGATCGCTCTCGGTGATCTCGCGGCGCGCGGCCAACTCGGCTTCCGCCGGCCGCCGGTTCGTCACCGAGGCGGCCGCGGCTTCTCCCTTCGCGACCGCCTCGACCTCGGCTCGCTCTTCGGCGAGCGTTTGGTACTGGGCGCTCAACGAGTGCGCATCGTCGTGCGCGGCCAAATACGGCGCGGCGGCGGTGAGACGCTGGATCTCGGTATCGACCCGGTTGATGCGCGCGCGACGGGCCTCGACTTGTTGCTGCAAATCCGCCGTGAGCACGCGGAACCGCGCCGTCGCGCGGTCGTGGTAGAAGCGCGTCATCTCGTCGGCGACGGCGTTCGCGCCGGCGGCACTGTCCGCCGACGAGAGCCCGGTGAAGCGGATCACGACGATCGCTCCCGGTGAGAGCGCGATCGCCCCGGCCGGCGGCGCCGACAGGTTCGCCTTGATATGGTGCATGAGGCGCAGCAGGGCGTGCGGGTCCTGGCCCCACCCGATGTCGCGCGCCACGTTCGTGAGCACGGTCGGCGTCGTGGCGAGATACGGCAAGTCGGCCGAGAGGATCGGCTTGGTCGAGGACGTGGCGTCGGCCGGCGTGTCGTGGTCGCCGCCGGCCGCCATCAGCACCGACGACTGGGCGGCATACTCGGTGGGAACGACGAGCACGGCGAGCGCGTCGAGCACCAGCGCCGCGACGAGGAACGCCACCGCGAACGGACGCCGGCGCCGAACGAGAACGTCTTTGACCTGAGCGAGCCGCATCATCAGTGCGCTCCTTGGCCGTTCACGACGACCCGCACGGTCTCGAGCAAGATCTTCAGGTCGGTCGACGCCGATGCGCGGCGAATGTACTCGAGGTCCAGCAGCGTCGCTTCCGGGCGGTGCAGCGGGACCTTCGAGCGGCACGTCACCTGCCAAAGCCCGGTGAGGCCGGGCGCGGCGAGATGCCGCAAGTGCTGCCACGGCGCGTACTCGCGCACGATGAAGGGCATCTCCGGGCGCGGCCCGATCAGCGTCATGTCGCCGCGAATCACGTTGATCAGCTGAGGCAGCTCGTCGATCGAGGTCTTACGCAAGACGCGCCCGACGCGAGTGATCCGTGCGTCGCTCGAAGTCGACGGCGTGAACTCGTCGCCGCACATGTCGACGCGCATGGTTCTCAGCTTGTACATCGCGAAGAGGCGTTCGAAGCGTCCGACGCGGTGCTGAACGAACAGGGCCGGCCCGCGATCCTCCGCAAGGATCGCGAGGATCGCGAGCAGGAGCAGCGGCGCGGTGACGACCAGCACGACGGTCGCGACGAAAACGTCCAGCATGCGACGTGCGACGCGTGCCGAGCGCCGGCTGCCGTAGACGAAGCTGATGTGCGGGACGTCGTCGTCCCGCTCCGGCACGACGCCGATGTGGTGATCGGACCGAACGGTTGGGACGGAAACGGTCTGGCGGCGCATGATCATGGGAACAGGATCCAGCGCAGCGTGGAAGCCAGCGAGGCGAGGATCGTGTTGTCGATCCGCTTTCCGTGCGGTACGTAGACCTGATCGCCGTCGGCCAATCGAGGGTTCGCGGACATGTCGCCGCGCGCGACGAGCGTCACGTCGTACATCTCGACGACGCCGTCGTGCACGACATGGACGTGCCCGAGGTCGCCGTCCTTGTCCGGGCCGCCGGCGCTGAAGACGGCCGCCAGCAGCGAGACGTCGCTCTTGAGCGTGACCGTTCCGGGATGCAGTACGATCCCGGCGACGGTCACTTGCGGCGCCGTTTGAACGACGAGCACGTCGCCGTTCACGGCCGGCTCGCGAAACGCCGGGTCGGCGATCGAGATCGACGTGTCGGTTCCGTTTCGCCGGAGGATGATGCCGGCCGTCCGCGCGGCGTCGGTCAATCCGTAGACTTGATCGATCGCGTCGGAAAGCGGCTCGTCGGGAGCCAAGTGCGCGAACCCCGGCTGGCGCACCGCACCGCTCACCTGCACCGCGATGGGCTTGTCATGGAACAGCACCGCGTCGCCGGGTCGCAACTGCGGACCGGACTCGCCCGCCGCGGCCAGAGCGACCATGTCGTACGTGCCGAGCAGCGCACCGTCGCGTTCCACTCGCACCGCGCGCATGTCGATCTGCGAGTGGTACGGGTCGAACGCCGGCGGTGCGTTCTGCGCGACCAGCTCCGGCGTCTGCCCCGTCATCCGAATCGCGTCGATGGCGCCCGCCAAGGTCTGACCCGGGTAGTACTTCGCGACGCCGTCATTGAGCGGGAAGGGCCAGCCCGCGATCGTGATCGACGATCCTTCGCTCTGGCGCTGGACTTCGACCGCGGCGAACGGGAGGTACGGCCGAAGGCGAGCGCTGATCCGGCGGGCCGCGTTCGCCGGCGTATCGCCGGCCACGTGAACGATGCCCGCCATCACCAGGATGATGTTGCCGGTACTGTCGACGACGTGGGTTCCCGACAGCTCCGGATGGTTGTAGACGTTGACGTAGACCTGATCCCCGACGTGGACCGGGGCATCGGCGGCGAGGACGCCGAGCGGAATGGCTGCGAGGGAGACGGACGCCACCGCCGCGAGCAGCGTCCGCGCAAGCCGAAAGGAGTACATGTTCCTCTCTATTGATAGACGTGGACGTAGTCGACGAGCATGGTCGCCGGGAAGGACGTGCTCGCGTTCGGTGCGCCCGGGAAGTCGCCGCCGACGGCCAGGTTGAGAACGAGGTAGAACGGCTGGTTGAAGACCCACGTCCCGCCGGTCGGAATCGTGGACGGTGTCACCGTCGCGTACAGCGCGTTGTCGAAGTAGTAGCCGATGCTGCTGGCGGTCCAGAGCACGCCGTAGCTGTGGAAGCCCTGCGAGAGCACGACGTTGGGCACGGTGTACTCCACCGTCAGCGGACCGGTCGTGTCGAAGCCGGGGCCGTGCAGCGCGCCGAACACCGTCGAGGGATCCGAGCCGATGATCTCCATCGGGTCGATCTCACCCTCGTTGGCGCCGGACGGCGTCGTCATCCAGAACGCGGGCCACAGGCCCTGCCCCGCCGGCACCTGGATGCGTGCCTCGAAGTACCCGTACGTCTGGGAGAACAGGCCGCGAGTCGTCAACCGCGCCGAGACGTATTGACACGGGCCGTACGAGCAGGTGGCATTGAACGGATTGCCGGCGTTCGCCGTGATCACCAGGTGCCCGTTGCCGTCCTGTTCCGCGTACTGCGGCGCGTAGTTCGGCGCGCTCGGGTTGGTGACGTTCGCGTAGTACTCGAGCTCCTGATTCTCGGACCACGGCCCGGTGTCGTCGGTCCACTTGGTGGTGTCGACCGGAGCGTTGGCCGCGCCCGTGAACTCGTCGTCGAAGACCAGCGTCATCCCGCTCGACGGTGATTGCGGCGGCGGGGGTGACTGGGTGGGGACGGACGTCGGCGCGATGCTCGGCGCCGGGGTCGGCGCGCCGACGGATTGCGGGATCGCGATCGCCGCGAACCAGTATTGGACGTCCGGCGCGAACGAGAACGCGCTGCTGCCGCCGGTGAAGTTCAGGGTCGTTCCCGACACGGTGGCCGGGCCCTCGAAGCCGTACTGCCACCCGAGCGATGGGCGAGTCGGGTCGTACAGGGCCAGATAGTACGACGCACCCGACACGATGTCGGCCTGCGGAACGACGAGCGAGAAGCCGGGCGTGGTC
This region includes:
- a CDS encoding NAD-dependent epimerase/dehydratase family protein, which translates into the protein MASIVVGGAGFLGSALVEVLIARRQPVVIVDTLQSGSLTNTATAIQSGRGAFAFWNSPASLAQVRQALEVLHARAKVVFDLADAPATSTRIGAELAVPVVALRRIRESPPGMEARTASAQSENALICRGIAYGPRMRRRPSALVYELFAACAAGEPLPIRGIEGVPLEVSSSRRIAHDLVEWVEAGKRHAANLREADAVVTTAEFAATLSLVAGIAMRTRPANPASVPLATHQVPPAAADAGQLESSLAETLAWFRGLEAASVSLAAGASP
- a CDS encoding sugar transferase, whose amino-acid sequence is MIMRRQTVSVPTVRSDHHIGVVPERDDDVPHISFVYGSRRSARVARRMLDVFVATVVLVVTAPLLLLAILAILAEDRGPALFVQHRVGRFERLFAMYKLRTMRVDMCGDEFTPSTSSDARITRVGRVLRKTSIDELPQLINVIRGDMTLIGPRPEMPFIVREYAPWQHLRHLAAPGLTGLWQVTCRSKVPLHRPEATLLDLEYIRRASASTDLKILLETVRVVVNGQGAH
- a CDS encoding glycosyltransferase family 4 protein, which codes for MAIDVDQRVSAPRRPGRCVFVASGTLPNVDGIRWFFESCWEQIRARVPHAHLEIYGTICLRLDSVPENVTLMGFSHELTEIFSGATVAIAPLLAGSGLKLKVVEAMAYGVPMVTTSIGAQGLLDIQPAPFAVANEPGEFADAVARMLTDDEEHARMVRAARGAAPRFSTARVFAPLEAAIADDLESTRTTHTTSEQSVIAMSR
- a CDS encoding glycosyltransferase, with product MTPDVCLVVPTYRRPKLLRCALAALRHQTDVEHARVTVVVLDNDPEESARAVVREAAALLPFAIEYLVVRERGLSNVRNAALAVARARAPFLAMLDDDEIPEPQWLAELLRVQSLTDAAAVSGPVLALVPASAPAWIRRGAFYDMPRFHDGAQLRDGCTGNALLRLRAPALNEIGFDPAFNAAGGEDQFFFRELLARGGEIVYAANAVATEQVMPNRLCAAYILRRAFRRGNTLWYCDLRILGTARVIAMRVAKALFWVTFGLASLPVRLAVRGRTGAVEALVDFARGAGMLAGAFGVLFLEYDRPSTLRYGTEM
- a CDS encoding polysaccharide biosynthesis/export family protein, with translation MYSFRLARTLLAAVASVSLAAIPLGVLAADAPVHVGDQVYVNVYNHPELSGTHVVDSTGNIILVMAGIVHVAGDTPANAARRISARLRPYLPFAAVEVQRQSEGSSITIAGWPFPLNDGVAKYYPGQTLAGAIDAIRMTGQTPELVAQNAPPAFDPYHSQIDMRAVRVERDGALLGTYDMVALAAAGESGPQLRPGDAVLFHDKPIAVQVSGAVRQPGFAHLAPDEPLSDAIDQVYGLTDAARTAGIILRRNGTDTSISIADPAFREPAVNGDVLVVQTAPQVTVAGIVLHPGTVTLKSDVSLLAAVFSAGGPDKDGDLGHVHVVHDGVVEMYDVTLVARGDMSANPRLADGDQVYVPHGKRIDNTILASLASTLRWILFP
- a CDS encoding oligosaccharide flippase family protein — encoded protein: MRLPPVVRHFGGYFAGRILPALVTVLAVSLYTRLLEPGAVGLYALLASIALFAAVAFYWVRVAMLRTLGSTLVMDPALARTVLVSFAGTALVLALVEVAALAAWGRFSTTAIALTVAATIANGWFELTITVLQAKRAVGAYGALSVTRAFTTVVVSLCCIAMGLKGEGLLLGFTLGNASALLAVGQWAPAMSGRFDRELFHRLAHFGWPITATGVLAQLNVTFDRLLLGVTAGTAAVGIYSVAFDFSRQSVYLLISATALAGQPLAMRLLDTDGAEAARAQLRQNVRLMLGLAIPAVAGLVVLAGPIAHTFFGRHFQNGAETIIALAAVATALYGLRTFYFDQAFELSRRTRPAALISVAATAAGIVCSLALIPRYGAYGAAGSSLIANALGIGLSAAWGRRFFPLPFGAAGWVQAGVATFGMVAVLLLIPVHVGLPWLALACTAAVLAYGGCYAIAARTPHAVLGHAVSARANGSLET
- a CDS encoding WecB/TagA/CpsF family glycosyltransferase — protein: MTVDTASAYLSRRFPSYDVFGARITPTTAHDLLEIVRAHVEASEQCIVASQNLHGLRVLQDDLAFRTLHGLPETYVHIDGMPIVGLCRLAGVPARRDHRVTVLDVIWPLLHLAATLRWRVFWIGGTATVQRLGLAAVRSRVPGLEVDGVCGYFDPGDEAGADVARRLAEYRPHVVLVGMGMGRQERWILSHRHTVAPACFFTVGACLEYVAGTTPTPPRWMGRLGIEWLFRFAADPARFWRRYLVEPWLVAGMILRARRREERVR
- a CDS encoding O-antigen ligase family protein produces the protein MTSSSSRLAAEPTLLDRLFVFAVILLGILVVRITTPDQEFSALVETSSPLSEAVWGGLYVIAVVGLARHSAGLAALIRSSWLVVALVALAVLSTLWSDDPGATARRAIGLVGTTACAYFIVSRFTLESFIDTFAVVVIAAAVLSLAVVIVSPDAGLMHLEYAGALRGIFAHKNRLGLFLAFGIITVAMAAWRRRGAPSAFFWAGGVLCLVELAATRSATALLTLLVCAVAMVVAFAANRRRARPLIAGIVVLAVALVAGAALATDGTQNPVFALLGRDATLTGRLEIWTHVVQAIAAHPLVGYGYDVFWEPGGSFLQFNPGTSGWRPFHAHDGYLELALDLGLVGLAMMVVVLGQSARAGWRFVMRRYTFDRACPLAALAFFVTLNISEAYIAKYNDFDWIVFLTFFLFTLLPETASSTAQPRREPAPARFVIGAGGLVRSRTAPVRRPTGIR
- a CDS encoding glycosyltransferase family A protein, which translates into the protein MNTPDICLIVTTYKRPRLLRTVMASLGRQTGIALERVGVVVLDNDPEESARALVEEIGSTMPFPVDYAVCPRPGIVNVRNAALAIGRERAPFLIMLDDDEVPEPQWLAELMRVQAQTGAAAVIGPVPRLVPAGAPAWIRRGAFYDIPTFADGQLLDDGCTGNGVFWLASPAIDGLHFDTAFANAGGSDQFFFRQLLARGGRVAYAANAIAPEYVLPQRLCVTYILRRAFRRGNTLWYCDLRIHGTAGVIALRLCKAAGRIGLGLVTFVPRAIVRGKTGAVEAMVDVARGLGAFAGLFGVVFQEYDQASTIKYGAEVAS